The following proteins come from a genomic window of Corallococcus sp. NCRR:
- a CDS encoding MotA/TolQ/ExbB proton channel family protein, which produces MNELLRVVVAEAAPAAAGHASSGGLGDFIVGAFKAGGPFMFVNLFWLAASLAVIGERAVTLLYRYRLNATAFIEQVHKMVRSGNLDRAVKFCGMAPRSPLARVIRAGLINANRGELEVAKAVEEALAEYTPHVSRRVQWLWSLANIATLVGLVGTIVGLIGTFRALGNVPAEQKQALLSNGISEAMYNTGFGLSIAVLCIVSHLFFSNYAKNMVELVELNALKLENLLSRRGSLEVIPSDSDVRAAS; this is translated from the coding sequence ATGAATGAGTTGCTGCGTGTGGTGGTGGCCGAGGCCGCACCCGCCGCGGCGGGCCATGCCTCTTCGGGAGGGCTGGGGGACTTCATCGTCGGCGCCTTCAAGGCCGGCGGCCCGTTCATGTTCGTGAACCTGTTCTGGCTGGCCGCCTCGCTGGCGGTGATCGGCGAGCGCGCGGTGACGCTGCTCTACCGCTACCGCCTCAACGCGACGGCGTTCATCGAGCAGGTCCACAAGATGGTCCGCAGCGGCAACCTGGACCGCGCGGTGAAGTTCTGCGGCATGGCGCCGCGCTCGCCCCTGGCCCGCGTCATCCGCGCGGGGCTGATCAACGCGAACCGGGGGGAGCTGGAGGTCGCCAAGGCGGTGGAGGAGGCGCTGGCGGAGTACACGCCGCACGTGTCGCGCCGGGTGCAGTGGCTGTGGTCGCTCGCGAACATCGCGACGCTCGTGGGCCTGGTCGGCACCATCGTGGGCCTCATCGGCACCTTCCGCGCGCTGGGCAACGTGCCGGCGGAGCAGAAGCAGGCGCTGCTCTCCAACGGCATCTCGGAGGCCATGTACAACACGGGCTTCGGCCTCTCCATCGCGGTGCTCTGCATCGTGTCGCACCTGTTCTTCAGCAACTACGCCAAGAACATGGTGGAGCTGGTGGAGCTCAACGCGCTGAAGCTGGAGAACCTGCTGTCGCGCCGGGGCTCGCTGGAAGTCATCCCCTCGGACTCCGACGTCCGCGCCGCGTCGTAG